TAGTCTAAGATACAGGCTATTCTTGGCTATACTTTTAGGTATCTAATTTGTAAATGTTTTTATTAGAGCTTTTTTTCATGAAGAGCCCTTTAATTAACTAAATGAGACCAATAGCAAATGTGATTGGATACAATACCCACATCAACATCCCTGCCTAGCCATTTCCTTTGATAATAACGTACGTAATTCCAATGGCTACCATATTCGCGATCAAATGATGTATTTTCGTTTTATAGGTTGCCATTTAGTAAAAATGTGAGCAAGAACTGCGCCAATGAAGGTGATCAAAATTGCTATAACAATAGCCAAATCAAGTTACTCCTCACAAAGGTAAACCAATATATTTTAATGCGGTTTTATAATGCTATTAAGTGTAGTTTAATTAGTTGACTGATCCTGCGGAATTTTATCAATTAAATTAGTATATGAATCTTGAATTCTCTTTGTTATGTCTCCACGCTTTCCTAAACCGATAGAATAGGATTTTTCATCAATTAAAACTGAAGTAACAGGTAGGATGTCAGAAACGGATGCTGTTGTAAAAGCTTCATCTGCATTTAAAAGTTCATCAATTGAAAATGGAATTTCTTTTACTTCGAGTCTTTCCTTTTTTGCAATTTCAAGTACCACTTTTCGAGTAATGCCATTTAGAATTAAGTGATTGGCAGGATGAGTGTATAGAGTAGAGTTTTTTACGATAAAAACGTTTGTTGCTGATCCTTCTGTAATGATCCCATCCCTATGCAAAATTGCTTCTTTTGCTCCTTTAGCGTAAGCCTCATTTTTTACTAAAACACTACCTAATAAGTTTAAACTTTTTATATCACAGCGAAGCCATCGAATATCATTCGTTATATAAGCAGTTATTCCTTTTTCCATAAGCTGTAATGGTCTATGATCTTCTCTTACTGTATATGCAATCAGTTGTGGCTTTAAATTAGCTTCGTCCTGGTAAATATGATTGCGATTCATTACACCTCTACTAATTTGGATATAAACATATCCGTTATCATAATCGCAAGTATTCATTAAATAAACTAAATCACTTTCAAGCTTTTTTAGATGCATTTTAAAAGGTATTAATATTTTTTCACAGCTTTCCTTCAAGCGAATTAAATGTGCATCGAGTTCAAAATATGACTTATTGAAAAAACGAATAACCTCATAAACACCATCTCCAAATTGATAACCTCGATCTAAAATATTTACATTAGCAGATTTTAAATCGACTATACGGTTGTTTAAAAGAACCTT
This genomic interval from Gottfriedia acidiceleris contains the following:
- the dat gene encoding D-amino-acid transaminase — protein: MKTKVLLNNRIVDLKSANVNILDRGYQFGDGVYEVIRFFNKSYFELDAHLIRLKESCEKILIPFKMHLKKLESDLVYLMNTCDYDNGYVYIQISRGVMNRNHIYQDEANLKPQLIAYTVREDHRPLQLMEKGITAYITNDIRWLRCDIKSLNLLGSVLVKNEAYAKGAKEAILHRDGIITEGSATNVFIVKNSTLYTHPANHLILNGITRKVVLEIAKKERLEVKEIPFSIDELLNADEAFTTASVSDILPVTSVLIDEKSYSIGLGKRGDITKRIQDSYTNLIDKIPQDQSTN